Proteins co-encoded in one Chitinophagales bacterium genomic window:
- a CDS encoding alpha-glucuronidase family glycosyl hydrolase, giving the protein MIRIVVNLLLILTFLQNNIFAKDGYHLWLQYNTIKNEEVRAAYLHQINQACIEGESPILNTAAKELANGLSELLGKDIEVDKKWDKKQGILAGVIGQSKSIDDLIPQKEAQKLQSEGFYIYKKEKSDAPVIIAAKDDKGILYGVFYLLKMMQMQQPLTSIAVIENPQIKIRLLNHWDNLDRTVERGYAGFSIWNWHQLPEYIDVRYTDYARANASIGINGTVVTNVNANSLIFRKDYLQKAAALADVFRPYGIQIYLTARFSSPIELGGLETADPLDSSVQKWWKDKVDEIYKLIPDFGGFLVKANSEGQPGPQQYKRNHADGANMLADALAPHKGIVMWRAFVYSEEEPEDRFKQAYNEFVPLDGQFRENVLIQVKNGPIDFQPREPVHPLFGAMPKTPLMMEFQVTKEYLGQGTHLVGLAKMYEEVLQTDTYAKGKGSTVAKIIDGSLDEHKLTGMAGVANIGTDRNWTGNLFGQADWYAFGRFAWNPQLSSETIFDEWIKMTFTQTDEPLKVIKKMLNSSHETCVRNRTPLGLHHIMAAGHHYGPGPWVSNMSRADWTSVYYHKADEKGIGFDRTASGSDALSQYHKDFSSQYVDMDKCPSEFLLWFHHVPWNHTMPTGNTLWEQLCREYHQGASEVTQLKQNWLSIENHIDPERFQQVKMHLDIQEKESKWWRDACLTYFQTFSKMAIPADLEQPEHDTNYYQSLTFPYAPGIRPKW; this is encoded by the coding sequence ATGATTAGAATCGTTGTAAATCTTCTTTTAATACTTACTTTTCTTCAAAACAATATTTTTGCCAAAGATGGCTATCACCTTTGGCTGCAATACAATACAATTAAAAATGAAGAAGTCCGAGCAGCTTATCTCCATCAAATCAATCAAGCATGCATAGAAGGAGAAAGTCCTATTTTGAATACAGCTGCAAAAGAACTCGCCAATGGTTTGTCTGAATTGCTCGGAAAAGATATTGAAGTAGATAAAAAATGGGACAAAAAGCAAGGAATTCTTGCAGGAGTAATAGGTCAATCGAAATCAATTGACGATTTGATTCCCCAAAAAGAGGCACAAAAACTCCAATCAGAAGGATTTTATATTTACAAAAAAGAAAAATCAGATGCCCCAGTTATCATCGCTGCAAAAGACGACAAAGGCATTTTATATGGTGTTTTTTACTTACTGAAAATGATGCAAATGCAACAACCGCTTACTTCTATTGCAGTAATCGAAAACCCTCAAATTAAAATCAGATTGTTGAATCATTGGGACAATTTGGATAGAACAGTAGAAAGAGGATATGCAGGTTTTTCGATATGGAATTGGCACCAACTTCCCGAATACATAGATGTGAGATACACCGACTATGCAAGAGCAAATGCTTCTATTGGTATTAATGGTACGGTTGTCACCAATGTAAACGCCAATTCGCTCATATTCAGAAAAGACTACCTTCAAAAAGCGGCAGCCTTGGCAGACGTTTTTCGACCATATGGAATCCAAATTTACCTCACTGCTCGATTCAGTTCACCGATAGAATTGGGGGGGTTAGAAACTGCCGATCCATTAGATTCAAGTGTTCAAAAATGGTGGAAAGACAAAGTAGATGAGATTTACAAACTCATACCAGATTTTGGCGGTTTTTTGGTAAAAGCCAACTCCGAAGGTCAGCCAGGCCCTCAACAATACAAACGCAATCACGCAGATGGAGCAAATATGCTGGCGGATGCACTTGCACCCCACAAAGGTATAGTTATGTGGCGGGCATTTGTATATAGCGAGGAAGAACCCGAAGATAGATTCAAACAAGCCTACAATGAATTTGTGCCTTTGGACGGACAATTCAGAGAGAATGTATTGATACAGGTCAAAAATGGCCCGATTGACTTTCAACCTCGTGAGCCCGTTCACCCATTATTTGGAGCAATGCCTAAAACTCCTTTGATGATGGAATTTCAAGTCACAAAAGAATACTTGGGCCAAGGAACACACTTGGTTGGCTTGGCAAAAATGTACGAAGAGGTTCTACAAACTGATACATACGCCAAAGGTAAAGGCTCAACTGTGGCTAAAATTATTGATGGTTCGCTAGATGAACACAAATTGACAGGTATGGCAGGGGTTGCCAATATAGGCACTGACCGCAATTGGACGGGAAATTTATTTGGACAAGCGGATTGGTACGCTTTTGGAAGATTCGCCTGGAATCCACAGTTAAGTTCCGAAACCATCTTTGACGAATGGATAAAAATGACTTTTACCCAAACGGATGAACCATTGAAGGTCATCAAGAAAATGCTGAACAGTTCACATGAAACCTGTGTACGCAACAGGACTCCTTTGGGACTTCACCACATTATGGCCGCAGGACACCATTATGGACCAGGCCCATGGGTAAGTAATATGTCAAGAGCAGATTGGACATCAGTGTATTACCACAAAGCCGATGAAAAAGGCATTGGCTTTGACCGAACTGCAAGTGGTAGCGATGCCTTATCTCAGTACCACAAAGATTTTAGCAGCCAATATGTCGACATGGACAAATGCCCATCTGAATTTTTATTGTGGTTTCACCATGTACCCTGGAACCATACAATGCCAACAGGCAATACACTTTGGGAACAACTTTGTAGGGAATACCATCAAGGAGCATCCGAAGTCACTCAACTCAAACAAAATTGGTTGAGTATTGAAAATCACATTGACCCAGAACGTTTTCAACAGGTAAAAATGCACCTCGATATACAAGAAAAAGAATCAAAATGGTGGAGAGATGCTTGTTTGACCTATTTTCAAACATTCTCTAAAATGGCTATTCCTGCTGATTTGGAACAGCCCGAACATGACACCAATTATTACCAGTCATTGACGTTCCCTTATGCACCGGGTATTCGCCCAAAGTGGTAA
- a CDS encoding SDR family oxidoreductase: MSQQKVAIITGGSSGIGYAIAQRFLQEGYLTIITGRNMEKLDKALENLGGTSVGIQFDMAWIDKTSLFVEEIKNTYGRIDVLVNNAGINQKKDFTETTNEDFENIVNINQTALFVLSRETVKVMLKQESKGAIVNITSMAAHYGIPKVISYTASKSALEGMTRAMAVELSPMGIRINSVAPGFIKTPMSSKALDDDPERKNKVISRTPMGKLGSIEDVANAVYFLASDQAAFITGTTLKVDGGNSIGF; this comes from the coding sequence ATGTCTCAACAAAAAGTAGCAATCATAACTGGCGGATCGTCGGGAATAGGTTATGCCATAGCCCAGCGATTCCTCCAAGAGGGATACTTGACCATCATCACAGGGAGGAACATGGAAAAACTCGACAAAGCACTTGAAAATTTAGGAGGAACTTCCGTTGGGATTCAGTTCGATATGGCTTGGATAGACAAAACATCTTTATTCGTTGAGGAAATCAAAAATACTTATGGTCGAATTGATGTGTTGGTTAACAATGCAGGTATCAATCAAAAAAAAGATTTTACCGAAACAACCAATGAAGACTTTGAAAACATTGTGAACATCAATCAAACAGCTTTGTTTGTACTTTCAAGAGAAACGGTGAAAGTCATGCTCAAACAAGAATCTAAAGGAGCAATTGTCAACATCACTTCAATGGCTGCCCACTACGGCATTCCAAAAGTGATTTCCTATACTGCTTCAAAATCTGCTTTGGAGGGAATGACCCGTGCAATGGCAGTAGAATTGTCGCCAATGGGTATCAGAATCAACAGCGTTGCCCCAGGCTTCATCAAAACCCCCATGTCTTCAAAAGCCTTAGACGATGACCCCGAACGAAAGAACAAAGTCATATCCCGCACGCCAATGGGCAAACTTGGTAGCATTGAAGATGTAGCAAATGCTGTTTATTTTTTAGCTTCAGACCAAGCAGCTTTTATCACAGGCACTACCCTCAAGGTAGATGGCGGAAACTCCATTGGATTTTAA